The sequence below is a genomic window from Mycobacterium sp. ITM-2016-00316.
GGTCGGAGTCGCGATCCGAGATCACCAGGGTGCGAGCGCCTTTCGCGATCGCCTCGCACGCGCGAATGCGCAGCTCCTCCAGCGCCTCGGCCAGGCCTTCCCCGCCGCGTTCCACGTCGTAGAGGGCGCGCAGAACGGCGGTGCGCAGACCGGGCTGCTCGCCGTCGTCGTTGACGTGCACGATCTTGTTGAGATCGTCGTTGTCGAGCACCGGCCAGCCGAGCCTGATCTGGCGACACGATGCCGCTGTCGGCTCCAACAGGTTCTCCTCGGGGCCCATCACCCGGCTCATGGAGGTGACGACGGCTTCCCGGATGGCATCCAGCGGAGGGTTGGTGACCTGGGCGAACAGTTCGACGAAATAGTCGTAGAGCAGCCGGGATCGTTGCGACATCACCGCGATCGGGGTGTCGGTGCCCATCGAGCCCAGCGGTTCGGCCCCGGATGCCGCCATGGGCGTCAGCAACACCCGCAGTTCTTCCTCGGTGTAGCCGAACGACACCTGCCTGCGCACCACCGATTCGTGATTGGGTTGCACGCGAACGCGATCCGGTAGGGTCTTGAGATCGAGCAACCCGGCGTGCAGCCATTCGCCGTAGGCGTGCGCACCGGCGAGTTCGTCCTTGATCTCGTCATCGGAGACGATGCGACCTGCCGCGGTGTCGATCAGGAACATCTTGCCGGGCTCGAGGCGCCCCTTGGCCACCACCTCGGCGCTGGGCACGTCGAGCACACCACTCTCACTGGCCAGGATGATGCGGTTGTCGATGGTGCGCCACCAGCGACCGGGCCGTAATCCGTTGCGGTCCAGAACCGCACCGACGACGGTGCCATCGGTGAAGGTCACGCAGGCGGGGCCGTCCCACGGCTCCATCAGCGAGGCATGGAACTGCCAGAACGCACGCCGGGCCGGGTCCATGGTGGCGTTGTTCTCCCAGGCCTCCGGGATCATCATCAACACCGCGTGCGGCAGGCTGCGACCACCCAGGTGCAGCAGCTCCAGCACCTGATCGAACGACGCGGAGTCCGACCCGTCCCTGGGGCAGATCGGCGAGAGGCGGCTCAGGTCACCGGGGATGAGCGTGCTGCTCAACTTGGCTTCGCGGGCATGCATGCGGTTGCGGTTGCCGCGGACAGTGTTGATCTCGCCGTTGTGCGCGACGAACCGGAACGGATGCGCCAGCGGCCACGACGGAAAGGTGTTCGTGGAGAAGCGGCTGTGCACGATGGCGATGGCACTCACGCAGCGATCGTCGCGCAGATCCGGAAAGAACTGCGGCAGCTGCATGGTGGTGAGCATGCCCTTGTAGGCGATGGTTCGGCTGGACAGCGACGGGAAGTAGACCGCACCCTGTTCGGCCCGCTTGCGCAGCGGGTACACCCGGCGGTCCAAGTCGATGCCGCCGCAGCCGCCGGAGGAGGTGACGAAAAGCTGTGCCATGTAGGGCATGCAGCCCACCGCGGTGGCCCCCACTTCGGCGCCGTCGGGATCGATCGGCACCTCGCGCCAGCCCAGGACCTCCAGGTGCTCCTCGGCGGCGATGGCCTCGATTCGTGCACACTCGGCGGCGCGGGCGTCCGGATCCTGCGGCAGGAAGCAGATTCCGGCGGCGAAGGTGTTGGCGCCGGCGGCATTTGGCTGCGGTAGATCGAAATCGACGACAGCGGCCAACAACTCGACCGGCAGCTGGATCAGAATTCCGGCGCCGTCACCACTGTTCGGCTCGGCGCCGGCCGCGCCGCGATGCTCAAGGTGCTCCAACGCGGTGAGTCCGTCCGAGACGATGCCGTGTGAGCGTCGACCCCCGATATCGGCGATCATGGCGACGCCACAGGAATCCGATTCGTTGTCCGGGTCGTATAAGCCTTGGGCCTTGGGAAGTGCCGAGAACAGCAAGCGAATCTACCTCCGCAGTCTCCGTGACGATAGGAGGGACTGCATCGGCCCGAAGCTGCAGTGTATCAGCGAGAACGTGTTACTTCCCGGCGATATTCAGCCGGTGAGAACAGTGGGGACCAGCGGGAACCCCGGCCAGTTCCGGACCACGGTCCATGCCACCGCGGCCACCACGACCGTGACGGTGGCCGCCATCGGCATGAGCGTCAGGCCGCGCCGCCACCGCACCACCAGCCACACCGCCAACGCAGGCAACGCCACCAGGAGGAAGACGTTGTCGATGACGGCGGCCGCCAGATCGCCGTTCAGCAGATCGTGCGTCATCCGCAGCCCGCCGCACGCCGGGCAATCCAGGCCGGTGAGCGCCTTGAAGGGGCAGCCGGGAAACAGGAACCCGGGCCGGTGCGGGTCGGCCAGGCCGATATAGGCCAAGGCGCCGGCGACGGCCACCCCGGCGCCGATCAGCCCGGCTCGGGCGGTCGCGCTCTCAGGTGCCATCGCGCAGCGGGCGGCCCTGCGGGTCGCGCACCTTGTCGGTCAGCAGCAGGATTGCGTCGATGATGCCCCAGATGATGGCACCGATTCCGCAGGTGAAGATGCCGACCAGCAGCTGCGCCACACCCAGTCCGGTGTAGCCCAGGTAGAAGCGTCCGATGCCGAGGATGCCGAACAACCCCAGCAGCTGCAGCAGGCCGGCGATGACCTTGGACTTCTCGGAATAGGGTTCCCCGGTCATGGGATGCCGCCCGTAGGGGGCCAGCGGATCGAAGTACGCACCCGGGGGCGGTGGCGGGTAACCCGGCTGGCCGGGTGGCGGGTAACCGGCACCGCCGGGCGGCGGCTGGTAGCCCGGCGGTGGGAAACTGCCCGGGTCGCCCCCGTACGACTGCGGATCCGTCATGACCTCAGGATGCCAGAAGATCAGCGTGATTCCGACCACCGGAAGACGGTGAGGCAACCGATCAGTCCCCCGATACTCCATGCCGCCAGCACGAAGAAGATCCGCCAGTGCTCCCAGCTGCCTGCCGGTTCGATGGCCGCCATCTCGGGTGGCAGCAGCACCGATCGGAAACCCTGCGCCATCCATTTGACCGGGAACAGCGAGCCGATCACCAGCATCCACGTCGGGAGCACCATGATCGGGACGTAGGTCCCCGACACGAACTGCAGACCGACCGCCGGACCGTTGGTCATGGCGGCGGCCGATACCGCACTGCTGGCGACGTTACTGATCAGCACGCCGAGCAACGAACAGCTGATGACGCCCAGCAGGAACACCCAGGTCAGGGTGAACCACCCGAAAACGTCGGTGGGCAGCCGAAGTCCGAACGCAAGCACACCCACCACCAGCAGCAGCACCGCCTCGGCCAGACTGACCACGAACACCAACATGATCTTGCCGATGAAGTAGGACGTTGCCGTCGTCG
It includes:
- a CDS encoding DUF2752 domain-containing protein, translating into MAPESATARAGLIGAGVAVAGALAYIGLADPHRPGFLFPGCPFKALTGLDCPACGGLRMTHDLLNGDLAAAVIDNVFLLVALPALAVWLVVRWRRGLTLMPMAATVTVVVAAVAWTVVRNWPGFPLVPTVLTG
- a CDS encoding NINE protein, with translation MTDPQSYGGDPGSFPPPGYQPPPGGAGYPPPGQPGYPPPPPGAYFDPLAPYGRHPMTGEPYSEKSKVIAGLLQLLGLFGILGIGRFYLGYTGLGVAQLLVGIFTCGIGAIIWGIIDAILLLTDKVRDPQGRPLRDGT
- a CDS encoding ABC transporter permease yields the protein MSTAGQHTRAPLPSVLRIGWSRVVPELKMFYRRPEQVVLTFSMPAVICLLLGSIFSAELPYGNVSTGAVIAASMLAYGILSTSFVNLGISIAADRETGALRRLHGTPTTATSYFIGKIMLVFVVSLAEAVLLLVVGVLAFGLRLPTDVFGWFTLTWVFLLGVISCSLLGVLISNVASSAVSAAAMTNGPAVGLQFVSGTYVPIMVLPTWMLVIGSLFPVKWMAQGFRSVLLPPEMAAIEPAGSWEHWRIFFVLAAWSIGGLIGCLTVFRWSESR